One stretch of Solidesulfovibrio fructosivorans JJ] DNA includes these proteins:
- a CDS encoding SAM-dependent methyltransferase translates to MPRQTDALRSSRPNFDAREVRETVIAREAFRPGPLADDFERLASPAMPMSEPDILSLLLKYFYAVLYPGSEGHAVPLEEVSLQLGRFYDLWSEYGPDSMPPLPGDLSAYPLRMLADLPRTAHIFRSVANRPLPPALVQDPYLGIDCGTGTGILLAAGWLQAKRNGVVETQLYGIECDADVARRTGEVLAGLGIGATIEADARDPAVYAGLPDGPVAYVANENVAAPTSRLTAEPFCAIHAALFSVLSRRLKHAFFFPEALVVRDRDAELDVVLSKNNRFQIPRHYRHLRPRPRSIVLEGRLTRLWQIGKSFRQYIPEAWLSAMPGRW, encoded by the coding sequence ATGCCGCGACAGACAGACGCCCTACGATCCAGCCGACCGAATTTTGACGCCCGGGAAGTCCGGGAAACCGTCATTGCCCGCGAGGCCTTCCGCCCCGGGCCGCTCGCCGATGATTTCGAGCGCTTGGCCAGCCCGGCCATGCCCATGAGCGAACCCGACATTTTAAGCCTTCTGCTCAAGTACTTTTATGCCGTGCTCTACCCGGGCTCCGAGGGCCATGCCGTGCCCCTGGAGGAAGTCAGCCTGCAACTGGGCCGGTTTTACGACCTGTGGTCGGAATACGGCCCGGATAGCATGCCGCCCCTGCCCGGCGACCTCAGCGCCTATCCGCTGCGCATGCTGGCCGATCTGCCGCGCACGGCCCATATTTTCCGGTCCGTGGCCAACCGGCCCCTGCCGCCGGCCCTGGTCCAGGACCCGTACCTCGGCATCGACTGCGGCACCGGCACCGGCATCCTGCTGGCCGCCGGCTGGCTCCAGGCCAAGCGCAACGGCGTGGTCGAAACCCAGCTCTACGGCATCGAATGCGATGCGGACGTGGCCCGCCGCACCGGGGAAGTGCTGGCGGGGCTCGGCATCGGAGCCACGATCGAGGCCGACGCCCGCGATCCGGCCGTGTACGCCGGACTGCCCGACGGCCCCGTGGCCTACGTGGCCAACGAAAACGTGGCCGCGCCCACGTCCAGGCTTACGGCCGAACCTTTTTGCGCCATCCACGCCGCCCTGTTCTCCGTCCTGTCCAGGCGGCTCAAGCACGCGTTCTTCTTCCCCGAAGCCCTGGTCGTGCGCGACCGGGACGCGGAACTCGACGTGGTGCTCTCCAAAAACAACCGCTTCCAGATCCCGCGCCACTACCGGCACCTGCGCCCCCGGCCCCGTTCCATCGTCCTCGAAGGCCGGCTGACGCGACTGTGGCAGATCGGCAAATCCTTCCGCCAATACATCCCCGAAGCATGGCTCTCCGCCATGCCGGGGCGATGGTAG
- the pspA gene encoding phage shock protein PspA, whose amino-acid sequence MGIFSRFKDIINSNINAMLDKAEDPEKLIRLMIQEMEETLVELKADCARTMAQAAKSGRGLDAVRERAARWGEKAELAVDKGREDMAREALMEKRALEGRAATLAEEQAAIAGMVDAYREDIGRLEEKLASAKERQRTLLHRHLRATGKKRVREDISRADSAEALLRFEEFENRIERMEAEAELAGSPGVTRRPAEGESLEARFDRLAADDEVEQELARIKARRAE is encoded by the coding sequence ATGGGTATTTTCAGTCGCTTCAAGGATATCATCAATTCCAACATCAACGCCATGCTCGACAAGGCCGAAGACCCGGAAAAGCTCATCCGGCTCATGATCCAGGAAATGGAGGAAACCCTCGTCGAGCTCAAGGCCGATTGCGCCCGCACCATGGCCCAGGCCGCCAAGTCCGGGCGTGGCTTGGACGCCGTGCGGGAACGCGCCGCCCGCTGGGGAGAGAAGGCCGAGCTGGCCGTGGACAAGGGCCGCGAGGACATGGCCCGTGAGGCGCTGATGGAAAAGCGCGCCCTGGAAGGCCGGGCCGCGACCCTGGCCGAAGAGCAGGCCGCCATCGCCGGCATGGTCGACGCCTACCGCGAGGACATCGGCCGGCTCGAGGAAAAGCTCGCCTCGGCCAAGGAACGCCAGCGCACGCTTCTCCACCGCCATCTGCGGGCCACCGGCAAGAAGCGCGTGCGTGAGGACATCTCCCGGGCCGATTCCGCCGAGGCCCTGCTGCGCTTCGAGGAATTCGAAAACCGCATCGAACGCATGGAGGCCGAGGCCGAGCTGGCCGGTTCGCCCGGCGTCACCCGCCGCCCGGCCGAAGGCGAATCCCTGGAAGCGCGCTTCGACCGCCTGGCCGCCGACGACGAAGTGGAACAGGAACTGGCCCGTATCAAGGCCCGCCGGGCCGAATAG
- a CDS encoding RsbRD N-terminal domain-containing protein → MLKLVDFLVLEQKDVLDRWFDLILGTYAENTAVLWKKQKDPFANPVRHKFETGMRGIILALAACGEKMPDVAVFTPLLDEIVRVRAVQDFTPSQATAFVFLLKKAVREALWGQITEHDLYVELLALESSIDVLALFAFDIYCQCREKIVELRINQIRKQYDRLLKRANLLCDSPAEGEEP, encoded by the coding sequence ATGCTTAAATTAGTGGATTTTCTCGTTCTTGAGCAAAAGGACGTGCTCGATCGCTGGTTCGATCTGATCCTCGGCACCTACGCCGAAAACACGGCTGTCCTCTGGAAAAAACAAAAGGACCCGTTCGCCAATCCCGTGCGCCACAAATTCGAGACCGGCATGCGGGGCATCATCCTGGCCCTGGCCGCCTGCGGGGAGAAGATGCCCGACGTTGCGGTCTTCACGCCCCTGCTCGACGAGATCGTGCGGGTGCGGGCGGTGCAGGACTTCACCCCGTCCCAGGCGACGGCCTTCGTGTTTTTGCTCAAAAAAGCCGTGCGCGAGGCGCTGTGGGGCCAGATCACCGAGCACGACCTCTACGTCGAACTGCTCGCCCTCGAATCGTCCATCGACGTTCTGGCTCTTTTCGCCTTTGACATCTATTGCCAGTGCCGCGAAAAGATTGTCGAATTGCGGATAAACCAGATCAGGAAACAGTATGACCGGCTCCTTAAGCGGGCCAATCTCCTCTGCGATTCACCCGCCGAGGGAGAGGAACCGTGA
- the argB gene encoding acetylglutamate kinase, with amino-acid sequence MGREHAKARLLLEALPYIRKFFGKTVVIKYGGHAMVDEELQKSFALNIILLKYIGINPVIVHGGGPQIGHMLKQLGIVSEFKQGLRVTDDATMDVVEMVLVGKVNKNIVNLLNLNGGSAVGLSGKDGHLIAARKLEMVIEKGDAPPEIIDLGKVGEVTGINTTLITTLLGQGFIPVIAPVGVDENGATYNINADTVAGAVASALGAKRLVLLTDVAGVLDKDRTLISSLDIREASQAITTGMLTGGMIPKVQCCMEAVDAGVEKAHILDGRVENCIMLEFFTNSGIGTEIVCKRCEL; translated from the coding sequence ATGGGACGCGAACACGCCAAGGCGCGGCTTTTGCTTGAAGCCCTGCCCTACATCCGCAAGTTCTTCGGCAAGACGGTGGTCATCAAGTACGGCGGGCATGCCATGGTGGACGAGGAGCTGCAAAAGAGCTTCGCCCTCAACATCATCCTGCTCAAGTACATCGGCATCAATCCGGTCATCGTGCACGGCGGCGGGCCGCAGATCGGGCATATGCTCAAGCAGCTCGGCATCGTCAGCGAGTTCAAGCAGGGCCTTCGCGTCACCGACGACGCCACCATGGACGTGGTGGAGATGGTGCTGGTCGGCAAGGTCAACAAGAACATCGTCAACCTGCTGAACTTAAACGGCGGTTCGGCCGTGGGCCTGTCCGGCAAGGACGGCCACCTCATCGCCGCGCGCAAGCTGGAGATGGTCATCGAGAAGGGCGACGCGCCGCCCGAGATCATCGACCTCGGCAAGGTGGGCGAGGTGACGGGCATCAACACCACGCTCATCACCACCCTACTCGGCCAGGGGTTCATTCCGGTCATCGCCCCGGTCGGCGTGGACGAGAATGGCGCGACCTACAACATCAACGCCGACACCGTGGCCGGGGCCGTGGCCTCGGCGCTCGGGGCCAAACGGCTGGTGCTCCTCACCGATGTGGCCGGGGTCCTGGACAAGGACCGCACGCTCATTTCCTCCCTGGACATCCGGGAAGCCTCGCAGGCCATCACCACCGGCATGCTGACCGGGGGCATGATCCCCAAGGTCCAGTGCTGCATGGAGGCCGTGGATGCGGGCGTGGAAAAGGCGCACATCCTGGACGGGCGGGTGGAGAACTGCATCATGCTCGAATTTTTTACCAACTCCGGCATCGGCACGGAGATCGTCTGTAAAAGGTGCGAACTGTAA
- the hslV gene encoding ATP-dependent protease subunit HslV → MDLRGTTILAVRTDAGVAVAGDGQVTLGQSVAMKHGARKVRRIYQDKVVIGFAGSTADAFTLFERFEAKLEEFSGNLVRASVELAKDWRKDKYLRRLEAMLIVADAGNVLLLSGNGDVIEPDDGVAAIGSGGPYALAAARALLRNTDMGPREIVEKAMGIASEICVYTNDRIVVETIDR, encoded by the coding sequence ATGGATTTACGTGGAACGACGATTCTGGCCGTACGCACGGATGCCGGCGTGGCCGTGGCCGGCGACGGACAGGTGACGCTTGGCCAGTCGGTGGCCATGAAGCATGGCGCGCGCAAAGTGCGCCGCATCTATCAGGACAAGGTGGTCATCGGCTTTGCCGGGTCCACGGCGGACGCCTTTACGCTGTTCGAGCGTTTCGAGGCCAAGCTGGAGGAGTTCAGCGGCAATCTGGTACGCGCGAGCGTGGAGCTGGCCAAGGACTGGCGCAAGGACAAGTATCTGCGCCGGCTGGAGGCCATGCTCATCGTGGCCGACGCGGGCAATGTGCTGCTGTTGTCGGGCAACGGCGACGTGATCGAACCCGATGACGGCGTGGCGGCCATCGGCTCGGGCGGTCCCTATGCCCTGGCCGCGGCCCGGGCGCTTTTGCGCAACACGGACATGGGCCCCAGGGAAATCGTGGAAAAAGCCATGGGCATTGCCTCGGAAATCTGCGTCTACACCAATGACCGCATTGTGGTGGAGACCATTGACCGCTAA
- a CDS encoding CinA family protein: MEEALRELAARLGAALTGRGWMLGCAESCTGGLLSSVLTDTPGSSAWFAGAVVSYTNDVKRDVLGVSQEILDTVGAVSRETVLAMARGARGVLMADVGVAISGIAGPAGGTPQKPVGTVWIAWQSPDAVSAEHFQFTGDRQAVRQQAVREAMLGVLALAERFDAGN, translated from the coding sequence ATGGAAGAAGCGTTGCGGGAACTGGCCGCCCGGCTGGGCGCGGCCCTGACCGGACGGGGATGGATGCTCGGTTGCGCCGAATCGTGCACCGGCGGGCTGCTTTCGAGCGTCCTGACCGATACGCCCGGGTCCTCGGCCTGGTTCGCCGGGGCCGTGGTCTCCTACACCAACGACGTCAAGCGCGACGTGCTGGGCGTGTCCCAGGAAATCCTCGACACTGTGGGCGCGGTCAGCCGCGAGACGGTACTGGCCATGGCCCGCGGGGCGCGCGGGGTGCTCATGGCCGATGTCGGCGTGGCCATAAGCGGCATCGCCGGCCCGGCCGGCGGCACGCCCCAAAAGCCGGTCGGCACGGTCTGGATCGCCTGGCAGAGCCCGGACGCGGTCAGCGCCGAGCACTTCCAGTTCACCGGCGACAGGCAGGCCGTCAGGCAGCAGGCCGTGCGCGAGGCCATGCTCGGGGTTCTGGCCCTGGCCGAACGGTTCGACGCCGGAAACTGA
- the hslU gene encoding ATP-dependent protease ATPase subunit HslU — translation MHASLTPREIVSELDKYIIGQKDAKRMVAIAMRNRWRRQQIEPNLRDEIAPKNIIMIGPTGVGKTEIARRLAKLAGSPFFKVEATKFTEVGYVGRDVESMVRDLMEIGVNLVRKEELDRVAAKAEKAAEERLLDLLLPESQRGGENPIPMPAALEAPAMAATPSEPAGASTREKLRKLWREGKLDDRIVPVEVSVASPQVEIMSMPGMEDMGMQFKDMFSKVFPQRKKTRNMRVRDAYEVLLQEESDRLVDMDKVAEAAKERVEQTGIIFIDELDKICGKQAGGGSGPDVSREGVQRDLLPVVEGCVVNTKYGMVKTDHILFIAAGAFHFSKPSDLVPELQGRFPLRVELRALTAEDFYRILTEPKNALTVQYKALIGTEGVTLDFTDEALREVAEFAQRINEETENIGARRLYTIMEKILSDLSFAASDQNGQTVVVDPAYVRDKLVDVAENRDLSRYIL, via the coding sequence ATGCACGCCAGTTTGACGCCGCGCGAGATCGTTTCCGAACTCGACAAATACATCATCGGCCAGAAGGACGCCAAGCGCATGGTGGCCATCGCCATGCGCAACCGCTGGCGCCGCCAGCAGATCGAACCGAACCTGCGCGACGAGATCGCGCCGAAAAACATCATCATGATCGGCCCCACGGGCGTGGGCAAGACCGAGATCGCCAGACGCCTGGCCAAGCTCGCCGGATCGCCCTTTTTCAAGGTCGAGGCCACCAAGTTCACCGAGGTCGGCTACGTGGGCCGCGACGTGGAGTCCATGGTGCGCGACCTGATGGAAATCGGGGTGAACCTCGTGCGCAAGGAAGAGCTCGACCGGGTCGCGGCCAAAGCGGAAAAGGCCGCCGAGGAGCGCCTGCTCGACCTGCTCTTGCCCGAGTCCCAGCGCGGCGGGGAAAACCCCATTCCCATGCCGGCCGCCCTGGAGGCCCCGGCCATGGCCGCGACGCCGAGCGAGCCCGCCGGCGCGAGCACCCGGGAAAAGCTCAGGAAACTCTGGCGCGAAGGCAAGCTCGATGACCGCATCGTGCCCGTGGAGGTCTCCGTGGCCTCGCCCCAGGTGGAAATCATGTCCATGCCGGGCATGGAAGACATGGGCATGCAATTCAAGGACATGTTTTCCAAGGTGTTTCCGCAGCGCAAAAAGACCCGCAACATGCGGGTGCGCGACGCCTACGAGGTGCTGCTCCAGGAAGAGTCCGACCGGCTGGTGGACATGGACAAGGTGGCCGAGGCGGCCAAGGAGCGGGTGGAACAGACGGGCATCATCTTCATCGACGAGCTCGACAAGATCTGCGGCAAGCAGGCCGGCGGCGGATCGGGCCCGGACGTGTCCCGCGAGGGCGTGCAGCGCGACCTGCTCCCCGTGGTCGAGGGCTGCGTGGTCAACACCAAGTACGGCATGGTGAAAACCGACCACATCCTTTTCATCGCCGCCGGCGCGTTCCACTTCTCCAAGCCGTCGGACCTCGTGCCGGAGTTGCAAGGCCGCTTTCCGTTGCGCGTGGAACTTCGGGCGCTTACGGCCGAGGATTTCTACCGCATCCTGACCGAGCCGAAAAACGCGCTGACCGTGCAGTACAAGGCGCTGATCGGCACCGAAGGCGTGACGCTGGACTTTACCGACGAGGCCCTGCGCGAAGTGGCCGAGTTCGCCCAGCGCATCAACGAGGAAACGGAAAATATCGGCGCCCGGCGGCTCTACACCATCATGGAGAAAATCCTCTCCGACCTGTCGTTCGCGGCCTCCGACCAGAACGGCCAGACCGTGGTCGTGGACCCGGCCTACGTCCGCGACAAGCTGGTGGACGTGGCCGAGAATCGTGATTTATCGCGGTATATTTTGTAG
- a CDS encoding methyltransferase domain-containing protein has translation MKFADERTQPSIDLAGRIEKEDVKRVLDVGCGPGNSSEVLARRFPRARVRGIDSSPEMIGSARQAHSEIDFELCDAGKELESLEGGYDVVFSNACIQWVPDHKALLKNMMGLLAPGGVLAVQIPMNQHEPIHKIIGELVTSDAWKDAFPNPRVFHTLTQGHYFDLLAKLAASFTMWETTYYHVMESHEAILDWYRGTGLRPYLAALPDERKQDFEQAVLAKVRTQYPLQENARVIFRFPRFFFTAIH, from the coding sequence TTGAAATTTGCGGATGAAAGGACCCAGCCGTCCATCGATCTGGCCGGAAGGATCGAAAAAGAGGACGTGAAGCGGGTCCTCGACGTGGGCTGCGGGCCGGGCAACAGCAGCGAGGTGCTGGCCAGGCGCTTTCCCCGGGCCCGGGTGCGCGGCATCGACAGCTCGCCCGAAATGATCGGAAGCGCCAGGCAGGCGCATTCCGAAATCGATTTCGAGTTGTGCGACGCGGGCAAGGAGCTGGAAAGCCTGGAGGGCGGCTACGACGTCGTCTTCTCCAACGCCTGCATCCAGTGGGTCCCGGACCACAAGGCGCTGCTTAAAAACATGATGGGCCTGCTTGCGCCCGGCGGCGTGCTCGCCGTGCAGATTCCCATGAACCAGCACGAGCCCATCCACAAAATCATCGGGGAACTCGTCACCAGCGACGCCTGGAAGGACGCCTTCCCCAATCCCCGCGTTTTCCACACCCTCACCCAGGGCCATTATTTCGACCTGCTGGCGAAGCTCGCCGCGTCCTTCACCATGTGGGAGACGACCTACTATCACGTCATGGAGTCCCACGAGGCCATCCTCGACTGGTACCGGGGCACGGGCCTTCGCCCCTACCTCGCGGCCCTCCCCGACGAGAGGAAACAGGACTTCGAACAGGCGGTCCTGGCCAAGGTGCGCACACAATACCCGCTTCAGGAAAACGCGCGGGTCATTTTCCGGTTCCCCCGATTCTTTTTCACTGCAATACATTAA
- a CDS encoding ribonuclease H-like domain-containing protein, translating to MLQHTFLHLPGLGPSTERRLWAAGILTWDDFLDADTPPLASVKAPMWRDELLASKERLAAGDADFFGERLPPAEAWRLFFDFRDSLACVDIETDGTPQNEVTAVSLYDGIHTVRTYAHGQNLHDFATDILESKVLVTFNGRCFDAPVLRSHLRATLPKAHIDLRNVLTGIGVKGGLKKCEARYGVDRGDLTGVDGYFAVVLWREYMKRGDPALMETLLAYNAADVLALPVLLAHAINELLETTPFAGRYALPIPHPGHNPHAPDPDVLRRLSWAIGRK from the coding sequence GTGTTGCAGCATACCTTTCTGCATCTGCCCGGCCTTGGACCTTCCACCGAGCGCCGCCTGTGGGCGGCCGGCATCCTGACCTGGGACGATTTCCTCGACGCCGACACGCCTCCCCTGGCCTCGGTGAAGGCTCCCATGTGGCGCGACGAGCTGCTTGCCTCCAAGGAACGCCTCGCCGCCGGCGACGCCGACTTTTTCGGGGAACGCCTGCCGCCGGCCGAGGCCTGGCGGCTTTTTTTCGACTTCCGCGACAGCCTTGCCTGCGTGGACATCGAAACCGACGGCACGCCCCAAAACGAGGTCACGGCCGTATCCCTCTACGACGGCATCCACACCGTGCGCACCTATGCCCACGGCCAAAACCTCCATGATTTCGCCACGGACATCCTGGAGAGCAAGGTGCTGGTCACCTTCAACGGCCGCTGCTTCGACGCGCCGGTCCTGCGTTCGCACCTGCGGGCCACGCTGCCCAAGGCCCACATCGACCTGCGCAACGTGCTCACCGGCATCGGCGTCAAGGGCGGGCTCAAAAAGTGCGAGGCGCGCTACGGCGTGGACCGGGGCGACCTGACCGGGGTCGACGGCTATTTCGCCGTGGTGTTGTGGCGGGAGTATATGAAACGCGGCGATCCGGCGCTCATGGAAACCCTGCTCGCCTACAACGCCGCCGACGTGCTGGCCCTGCCGGTGCTGCTGGCCCACGCCATAAACGAGCTGCTCGAGACGACGCCCTTTGCCGGGCGCTACGCCCTGCCCATTCCCCACCCCGGGCACAATCCCCACGCCCCGGACCCGGATGTGCTGCGCCGGCTGTCCTGGGCCATCGGCCGCAAGTAA
- a CDS encoding O-acetyl-ADP-ribose deacetylase, producing the protein MSLEKTYALAQGILRLIEGDITKDDADAIVNAANSALAGGGGVDGAIHRAAGPGLPEACRAIIAEIGRLPAGGAVITPGFDLPARHIIHTVGPIWRGGNEGEPERLRSAYVESLARAIENGLSSISFPAVSTGVYGFPVEKAAPIALTAMAEALTAGSIREVRVYLHGKYAYDLWRSAADALFG; encoded by the coding sequence ATGTCGCTCGAAAAGACCTACGCCCTTGCCCAAGGAATTCTGCGCCTGATCGAAGGCGACATCACCAAGGACGACGCCGACGCCATCGTCAACGCCGCCAATTCCGCCCTGGCCGGCGGCGGCGGCGTGGACGGAGCCATCCACCGGGCCGCCGGACCGGGGCTGCCGGAAGCCTGCCGCGCCATCATCGCCGAAATCGGCCGGCTTCCCGCCGGCGGGGCCGTCATCACCCCGGGCTTCGACCTGCCCGCGCGCCACATCATCCACACCGTCGGCCCCATCTGGCGCGGCGGCAACGAAGGCGAACCCGAAAGGCTGCGTTCGGCCTACGTCGAATCCCTGGCCCGGGCCATCGAAAACGGCCTGTCCAGCATCTCCTTTCCGGCCGTCTCCACCGGCGTCTACGGATTTCCCGTGGAAAAAGCCGCGCCCATCGCCCTGACCGCCATGGCCGAGGCGCTCACGGCCGGCTCGATCCGGGAAGTTCGCGTCTATCTGCACGGAAAATATGCCTACGACCTCTGGCGTTCGGCCGCGGATGCCTTATTTGGGTAA
- a CDS encoding sigma-54-dependent Fis family transcriptional regulator — protein sequence MTADTPGLVEALGQSDAFLAFMERVAAVARVDRPVVLVGERGSGKELAAARLHFHSPRWEGPFVVVNPAALPRTLLESELFGHEAGAFTGAARRRLGRFEMADQGTLFLDELQAAPRAVQEKLLRAVEYGAIERIGAGEPVNVDARIVAATNVDPRELVRRGRLMPDLLDRLAFAVLIVPPLRSRHGDIAYLAERFAARFAAELGRPEPPRFTAAALAALAAHDWPGNIRELKNTVERAVFEAHGPRIDHVAIDPFDQEDRITPSPIKGGPGGIIPPGGVQGRSPAGVQGQSPVGVVQEGQSPSWPPEASLPPWPEAIAAFETDLLRRALARAGGNQRRAAEALGLTYHQFRGLYRKYAQALDAGRKAP from the coding sequence ATGACAGCCGACACCCCCGGCCTCGTCGAAGCCCTGGGCCAGTCCGACGCCTTCCTGGCCTTCATGGAGCGCGTGGCCGCCGTGGCCCGGGTCGACCGGCCGGTGGTGCTTGTCGGCGAGCGCGGCAGCGGCAAGGAGCTGGCCGCCGCCCGGCTCCATTTCCACTCCCCACGCTGGGAAGGGCCCTTCGTGGTCGTCAATCCAGCGGCGCTGCCCCGCACGCTCCTGGAATCCGAACTCTTCGGCCACGAGGCCGGGGCGTTCACCGGAGCGGCCAGACGCCGGCTCGGCCGGTTCGAGATGGCCGACCAGGGCACGCTTTTCCTCGATGAACTGCAAGCCGCGCCCCGGGCCGTGCAGGAAAAACTGCTGCGGGCCGTGGAATACGGGGCCATCGAACGCATCGGGGCCGGCGAACCCGTCAATGTGGACGCCCGGATCGTTGCCGCCACCAATGTCGACCCGCGCGAGCTGGTGCGACGCGGCCGGCTCATGCCGGATCTCCTCGACCGCCTCGCATTTGCCGTGCTCATCGTGCCGCCCCTGCGCAGCCGCCACGGCGACATCGCCTATCTGGCCGAACGCTTCGCCGCCCGGTTCGCCGCCGAACTCGGCCGGCCCGAGCCGCCCCGCTTCACCGCCGCCGCCCTGGCCGCGCTTGCCGCCCACGACTGGCCCGGCAACATCCGGGAGCTCAAAAACACCGTGGAGCGGGCCGTGTTCGAGGCCCACGGCCCCCGCATAGATCACGTGGCCATTGACCCCTTTGACCAGGAAGACAGAATCACACCATCCCCTATTAAAGGGGGCCCGGGGGGAATTATTCCCCCCGGCGGGGTGCAGGGGCGGAGCCCTGCCGGGGTGCAGGGGCAGAGCCCTGTTGGGGTGGTCCAGGAGGGGCAAAGCCCCTCCTGGCCGCCGGAGGCATCCCTCCCTCCATGGCCCGAAGCCATTGCCGCCTTCGAAACAGACCTGCTGCGCCGGGCGCTGGCGCGCGCGGGCGGCAACCAGCGCCGCGCGGCCGAGGCCCTGGGGCTCACCTACCACCAGTTCCGGGGGCTTTATCGCAAGTACGCCCAGGCGCTTGACGCCGGACGCAAAGCCCCGTAG
- a CDS encoding amphi-Trp domain-containing protein, which produces MSVKTARMGGVMGVWEAADRLEALARELRAGQLGLSAGRVSMNLSPAVMLDVEIKASQAEDREGLAVRLSWCPHRPESATMRGEF; this is translated from the coding sequence ATGAGCGTGAAAACAGCCCGCATGGGCGGGGTGATGGGCGTGTGGGAGGCGGCGGACCGCCTGGAAGCGCTGGCCCGGGAGCTGCGGGCCGGACAGCTCGGGCTTTCGGCCGGCCGGGTGTCCATGAACCTGTCGCCGGCGGTGATGCTCGACGTGGAAATCAAGGCCAGCCAGGCCGAGGACCGCGAAGGGCTGGCCGTGCGGCTGTCGTGGTGCCCGCATCGCCCCGAAAGCGCGACCATGCGGGGCGAATTCTAG
- a CDS encoding M16 family metallopeptidase: MPHQAPSDISCRAVRLPNGVRVATEIMPQVKTASLGIWIEAGSRHEAPGQEGMAHLWEHMAFKGTASRDALAIAKELDILGGLANAFTSREATCFHIRVMDAHMERAFAVLSDIVLNPALDPEELAREKGVIVQEISMVEETPEDKVHEDFWAAAWANPAIAHPITGTPASVMAATPKALNAWRKTRYRPDAIAIVAAGSVDHDAQVAMVEKTFGRLPAVSAPTPSGVGTYTPPRLAVRRESEQNHVILSYPSVGNKSPERFGHTILATLLGGNMSSRLFQEVRERRGLAYSIYAGVNALAETGIFEIQAAVEPERTRELIDVVRAELAAVADGAVTKEELEHTREHLKGLLYLGAESTENRMMRLARNTLLFDRHIPLTETAAALDTVTPADLAGIARAAFTEENAGICILGPAAALP, from the coding sequence ATGCCGCATCAAGCCCCATCCGACATTTCGTGTCGCGCCGTCCGTTTGCCAAACGGCGTGCGCGTGGCCACCGAGATAATGCCCCAGGTGAAAACCGCCAGCCTCGGCATATGGATCGAGGCCGGTTCCCGCCACGAGGCCCCCGGCCAGGAAGGCATGGCCCACCTGTGGGAGCACATGGCCTTCAAGGGAACCGCCAGCCGCGACGCCCTGGCCATCGCCAAGGAGCTGGACATCCTGGGCGGGCTCGCCAACGCGTTTACCTCCCGCGAGGCCACCTGCTTCCACATCCGCGTCATGGACGCCCACATGGAGCGGGCTTTTGCCGTGCTTTCCGACATCGTGCTCAACCCGGCCCTGGACCCCGAGGAACTGGCCCGCGAAAAAGGCGTGATCGTCCAGGAAATCTCCATGGTGGAGGAAACGCCCGAAGACAAGGTGCACGAGGATTTCTGGGCCGCCGCCTGGGCCAACCCGGCCATCGCCCATCCCATCACCGGCACGCCGGCCTCCGTCATGGCGGCGACGCCCAAGGCCCTGAACGCCTGGCGCAAAACCCGCTACCGCCCCGACGCCATCGCCATTGTCGCGGCCGGCTCGGTGGACCACGACGCCCAGGTCGCCATGGTCGAGAAAACTTTCGGCCGCCTGCCGGCCGTTTCCGCCCCGACCCCGAGCGGCGTCGGGACGTACACCCCGCCGCGGCTGGCCGTGCGCCGGGAAAGCGAACAAAACCACGTCATCCTGTCCTACCCCTCGGTCGGCAACAAAAGCCCGGAACGCTTCGGCCACACCATCCTGGCCACGCTTCTCGGCGGCAACATGTCCTCGCGCCTGTTCCAGGAAGTCCGGGAACGCCGGGGATTGGCCTACTCCATCTACGCCGGCGTCAACGCCCTGGCCGAAACCGGCATCTTCGAGATACAGGCCGCCGTGGAACCGGAACGCACCAGGGAACTTATCGACGTGGTGCGCGCCGAGCTTGCCGCCGTGGCCGACGGCGCGGTAACGAAGGAAGAGCTGGAGCACACCCGCGAACACCTCAAGGGACTGCTCTACCTCGGGGCGGAATCCACGGAGAACCGCATGATGCGCCTGGCCCGCAACACCCTGCTTTTCGACCGCCACATCCCGCTCACCGAGACCGCCGCCGCCCTTGACACCGTCACGCCGGCCGATCTGGCCGGCATCGCCCGCGCCGCCTTCACCGAAGAAAACGCGGGAATTTGCATCCTCGGACCGGCCGCCGCGCTCCCGTAG